One window of Perca flavescens isolate YP-PL-M2 chromosome 6, PFLA_1.0, whole genome shotgun sequence genomic DNA carries:
- the LOC114556544 gene encoding zinc finger protein 423, giving the protein MMLGLQGSTSSPKVYRCVACSATFTGLASLLVHQATHANELAKVPAPPQPNISPHETLPASMDSSSSQTLSPECPSSSFYICNCGEEFQDFNLMLEHKQSHVSQPQLMHPLDSNSVLSGDTGCDNVLPTQHVSFIPTVTQPGLVLSCPSTSRFPAVELPTLTDHKADVSLGDSIAIVTPPQGQCTPPQVDGEKQLENILAAAEQIPETVEDMHLQDKTNSVPSSEKGESLPKNNSLMKLLASAYMKRFPHPPSPTQNDKIVIPKQEVVPVDITPVAKTEASSINDLSIAQLRRLLAKPGIKTNAPSISRILESSKKKVVCLTKTFSPVVVLETRQKLMDAGSNGTYGRFQCGRCRRVFQNLDKLTEHHFLHKKERIKCCRRCKQLIIGRLPLPDNHICPQLGNKTVQPSSSFKKKLPFAQKIVPFHSLNNSKKVFFCPLCKHSYARRWNLKMHKCQGPGSAVPSLQASPSNQKRLVLRSNSEVRTDAEVKSGFQNSQSVSVGTEVTSRIKVEVTSPNSEQSAVSQLAWTHPAKSFSPFYPKSPKMETNADSWDAAAVDNEDGNEGQWTMPLDDEMEVLPSTGKAGNDREMKKSVSVDDAETAPPSLRYFVRDGVKRYPCKWCQKTYSRPSTLRRHLRLCGFRPRGPGIVAQSGSQAATPLAANNMKPMFACFVCGKTFNRKDNMMVHRKKCQLQRTMTGGGQVNRGTLQQSTTGNASDCQTKEDDGGNWGIMSLPSVLPRRVTCECGVGFTSPRLLLEHLQKHAQESYTCPTCGETVSSWADYEVHLQIHMHPHHQLLKGLQPQRSQPLLLRFQQQPPQQQQQLPSPLAHQPPQKQPRKEQLPNPTKKQQRIVCTRCGNTFSSRCSLRRHVSWNRCKGGRATNPANPPKTYRCSHCNSDFPNTISLMFHQRSGACKPAIKPVRCPVCLRWFGTMDGLQKHLLTHKQSESYRCDVCQGTYPNLKSLKNHRRRIHRIMAGDTQPKTQ; this is encoded by the coding sequence ATGATGCTTGGGTTACAGGGAAGTACTTCATCCCCCAAAGTGTATCGTTGTGTGGCATGTTCAGCCACCTTCACTGGATTGGCCTCCTTGCTAGTACATCAGGCAACCCATGCTAATGAACTCGCCAAGGTCcctgctcctcctcagcctaACATCAGCCCACATGAAACACTGCCTGCAAGTATGGACTCATCCAGTTCACAGACGCTCTCGCCTGAGTGCCCTTCATcttctttttatatttgtaattgTGGAGAGGAGTTTCAGGACTTTAATCTTATGCTGGAGCATAAGCAATCACATGTCTCTCAACCACAGCTAATGCATCCTCTGGATAGTAATAGTGTTCTCTCTGGTGACACAGGGTGTGATAATGTTTTGCCTACCCAGCATGTATCATTCATTCCAACTGTAACCCAGCCTGGTTTGGTCCTTAGTTGCCCCTCTACCTCAAGGTTTCCAGCTGTCGAACTACCCACGTTAACAGACCATAAAGCAGATGTAAGCCTGGGGGATAGCATTGCCATAGTAACACCTCCTCAAGGCCAGTGTACACCCCCTCAAGTAGACGGTGAGAAACAACTTGAGAACATATTGGCTGCAGCAGAGCAAATACCAGAGACTGTAGAGGACATGCATTTGCAGGACAAAACAAACTCTGTTCCCAGCAGCGAAAAGGGTGAGAGTTTACCCAAAAATAACTCCCTAATGAAGTTGCTGGCATCAGCATACATGAAGCGCTTTCCACATCCTCCGTCTCCGACTCAAAATGATAAGATAGTTATCCCCAAACAAGAAGTTGTCCCTGTTGATATAACACCAGTAGCGAAAACAGAGGCGTCCTCGATCAATGATCTCTCTATTGCACAGTTGAGGCGGCTGCTAGCAAAACCCGGTATAAAGACAAATGCTCCATCCATCAGCAGAATTCTTGAGTCTAGTAAGAAGAAGGTTGTCTGTCTGACGAAGACTTTTTCACCTGTTGTGGTTCTTGAAACCCGTCAAAAGCTCATGGATGCTGGCAGTAATGGCACATATGGGAGATTTCAATGTGGCCGCTGTCGAAGGGTCTTTCAAAATTTGGACAAACTGACAGAGCATCATTTCTTGCACAAAAAAGAGAGGATCAAATGTTGTCGTCGCTGCAAACAGCTTATCATTGGGCGGCTGCCCTTACCTGACAATCACATATGCCCTCAGTTAGGAAACAAGACCGTACAGCCATCaagctcttttaaaaaaaaattaccgtTTGCCCAAAAAATAGTGCCATTCCATAGTCTAAACAAttcaaaaaaagttttcttttgtccACTGTGCAAGCACAGCTACGCACGGAGGTGGAACCTCAAAATGCACAAGTGCCAGGGCCCAGGGTCAGCAGTACCCTCTCTGCAGGCCAGTCCCTCCAATCAGAAAAGGCTAGTATTGAGATCAAACAGTGAAGTCAGAACAGATGCAGAGGTTAAATCTGGATTTCAAAACTCCCAAAGTGTTTCTGTGGGCACTGAAGTTACTAGTCGCATCAAGGTAGAGGTGACCTCTCCAAATTCAGAGCAGTCTGCAGTTTCACAGTTGGCCTGGACTCATCCAGCAAAAAGCTTCTCACCATTTTATCCCAAATCTCCAAAGATGGAGACAAACGCAGACAGCTGGGATGCAGCAGCAGTTGATAATGAAGATGGTAATGAAGGGCAGTGGACAATGCCCTTGGATGATGAAATGGAGGTTCTCCCCTCTACAGGGAAAGCTGGTAATGACCGAGAGATGAAGAAGTCTGTGTCAGTTGACGATGCAGAGACGGCGCCACCAAGCCTGCGCTATTTTGTCAGAGATGGCGTGAAACGTTACCCTTGTAAATGGTGTCAGAAAACCTACAGTCGGCCATCTACTTTGAGGCGCCATTTACGGCTGTGTGGATTTAGGCCGCGTGGACCTGGGATTGTAGCACAGAGTGGTAGTCAGGCTGCCACTCCACTAGCTGCCAACAATATGAAACCAatgtttgcttgttttgtctgtggGAAGACCTTTAACCGCAAAGATAACATGATGGTACACAGAAAGAAATGTCAGTTGCAACGAACAATGACCGGTGGTGGGCAGGTGAATAGAGGGACTTTGCAGCAGAGTACGACGGGCAATGCATCAGACTGTCAAACCAAGGAGGATGATGGAGGCAACTGGGGCATCATGTCACTGCCCTCAGTACTTCCAAGAAGGGTGACGTGTGAATGTGGGGTTGGATTTACATCTCCAAGGCTTCTCCTGGAGCATCTGCAGAAGCATGCACAGGAATCCTACACATGTCCGACTTGTGGAGAGACTGTTAGTTCCTGGGCCGACTACGAAGTTCATCTGCAGATCCACATGCATCCTCATCATCAGCTGCTGAAGGGACTACAACCACAACGATCACAACCTCTGTTACTTCGATTTCAGCAACAGCcccctcagcagcagcagcagctgccatCTCCGTTAGCGCATCAGCCTCCACAGAAGCAACCACGCAAAGAACAGCTTCCAAATCCAACAAAGAAGCAGCAGCGGATTGTTTGCACACGATGTGGCAACACTTTCTCCTCTCGCTGTTCCCTTCGAAGGCACGTATCCTGGAATCGATGCAAAGGTGGACGGGCTACGAATCCTGCCAACCCACCCAAAACCTATCGCTGTTCCCACTGCAACTCTGACTTCCCGAACACAATTAGTCTTATGTTTCACCAAAGGAGTGGGGCTTGCAAGCCAGCCATTAAGCCTGTACGTTGCCCTGTTTGTCTTCGCTGGTTTGGCACCATGGACGGATTGCAGAAACACTTGCTTACTCACAAACAGTCTGAATCCTATCGATGCGATGTCTGTCAGGGTACATACCCAAACCTAAAGTCACTCAAAAACCACCGCAGGAGGATTCATCGCATCATGGCTGGAGACACTCAGCCAAAAACACAGTAA
- the znf1035 gene encoding zinc finger protein 1035, with protein MAKGWDSYFHNIPPLSSDPSTLRRTSESEGSLSQHIENLIGHHDFPNAVSPHDAPATNSNFNTNYNSNLSIENPSPDCLYQSYCKETPWQADVDQMEKDYLPRCGNSISDFGTDGLLTLGSYPSSFTTDLQELKQDCGMLATSFLEDYSDVSSCSEAEVGETRPSCKFMASNSVPKPKISIATTHSSSEWLFTDTGNVMLPTESLCPNMSKTNVILPSTSNVTTGENIVECAQDKMEGNVKSYTGHHRSSTTFSMGTTTGSETVEDIKDHGGCPDQKREEDVERDLTQGKPNLSMSDGIEDYTDGNEEEQIAAAAPNSMTTLDNEQDHSDEKVLRKEIKESFDQNDNPNPTDGHDGNTREDTQDKSEELKSEGKESGAFENKTFDEQKSPNPNPTDGQDENMETNFQEKEIQSNTYESSDPLDMKVSDSKDVTCELRECKSTLKSNGHDVESCLQLSEHQSSGSVAVISDGHFSNASDKNEQCVASHSESCLQPNSSSTDVSPCLKKELTSAAEKKTTSSSIELFCTDHPVTSDSKEPNVSNGLESCSQSNTSSTDINPRLRKEWTSPAEITNATSPDQHQPLHQSPVAEQTGSVNVDVAENARVSLELDTSAVDPSGLGVLYGEPLSREDSSCDADEMKLDTDHDKDSSGARPDSNNINYSEGQAPQLKFSIQMRKRLQPVIILKTSESVNGIRSNSYHCADCKHTTHNVDDLIEHHHCCHSVHNFQFCETCDLYLMRKEQAEKHVCCVTKESPLLSSDSNLPKKGKRHRCLRCIKCKLKFSKMVYYVRHMRTHTGKTPYKCNGCESYFSQSCSVRRHTRIPGRCKQLNHSVTDSDVVIKETKTPPQKSLIQNKPYTNLRGCDVKLVDISKTHLCSVCGKSFTTADKAKKHFHNVHKGKSLTVSSSPCTTKRSGGKSQKLENEITGLYKCPLCPRLFKYSYNRARHLRDCVRETIYGGKEKIAGKYRCPLCHATFTLPSNRYRHIKTFCFRECVNRLAKERVKLKEQVERKKTKGIKQKTKLNKNEQNKQPKEMTPKKEASPFLAAPKTLPHYKCNLCPAVFCHASGVYRHMKKHELFKLTGKMFKYRNSLLSTLSKPATLSTTMTGVSNDNSKSSEANGSLALSCHFCEKCFDTPQSLKKHESNHRGQRPYRCLECGKGFKKRASLIGHKSVHQRRIQCTVCRKILPTIGELIKHRSSHLKRGMLQCPDCPQQFQYPAYLLRHLDTHKQRANKTSQLDERPPLKPQQSMESVKEESGPKPLPCSLCKEVFDDPQILRKHCLTHISRSSTNQCPFCKHNFSTRRYLLRHMIKHTGDKPLSCSNCGKQFYRDLYLKLHHEKCLHGQTRHLVTMECDTKTKGQHQCSYCPRRFFKIIRLKNHHHGHKTNTLLLCSRCGQYFGFTKLNQHQRNCRETTELNADLSPNGDVGKSTSQPNHVPLPLRSNATRMLPFKCSHCTQRFRYRSLLLRHLISHTGVQPYACMHCGHRYRSQIMCLQHEAFCNGVEKGQSKVKGEAATQLSKTPTLREAAQKPQTEVELQYKCKFCTKTFMKSRSLRHHILTHNEVKPYRCKACDSCFSRYDHLEVHQTHCRGKRTRLEVCIPKISLDDVGRGWQNRFGLEPTEKQETFECEVCSRSFLTQSKLSRHVTLFHTTKLFKCTRCGSSFSHEKTLKKHLKMRRCRKLSKETTLETNPTENVSTPLKAVRNRIIQRIHPYLNKTHKYVCSHCPRAFVNSWQLGVHTRLHTGERPYACDNCGERFIRKDYMQRHSTKCHKKTPILSKSTVGQLRQSTSESPPKGFSCAYCSSRFLLFSQLQEHFLNAHQLETKVPPVSTAPLQHHLLNIPNIKEEPLDESCDEPLSDAANLICKLDKSLDSEIPNKFSCPECNMSFTNKAGLTGHLRVHTMKCPFNCKICNRGFWNKSLLRNHNRKCRFGRISERSTTQPLEVPLKAQIDFVLNDSVLVFKDSSTSTGTGVLQTNFSHKDDLMDESPQNAEENQVQSSSSKEKKAVQYQCSECDQSFTDGLMLISHLEDHGRQEQAKKRNSCIKCGQVFASKGNLQRHMKLHENNRKYSCPDCSKVVYTQSDLEIHRTCHDGNRPFACKLCNYRFWTRPSLCNHYREEHPDDAFTCRFCNKAYSVKKSLARHYRRWHQKEQQDLGRTVPDKCSTEQQSSSQVSSTGESGEDVKNGSEDSDSDSAPYFPCHVCGKTFPTSESLEDHQRCHLGEKPHECAECGRCFFQASQLQQHQRMHKSEFQCQACGRGFVSVFALRKHKHTHGKSRPYRCSKCDFSFTGPLQLAEHMSTHREENFPCDICNLVFPSKSSRAEHRKSHAKPGDHPPPSISREEHEKSASHTKSSSVSSKELKYRCGVCGERFRDPEELSEHGCMAAKERAYSCSDCDKYFLHASHLKKHQTTHQLSSSTSEYPCNQCNNSFSSSQRFHSHLMSHVDTSAEVKHNTKGEDERLSHGFICPVCHQCFASATELMCHFPTHPDGTFECKTCKMTFPSESKLEEHRRSHVISDTEFECTDCGKNFLGKDAFCQHHCSHQQHSTMEAEYSSPSAKTSPPTYYQAAGEEEEVDVTGEDLYNCPVCSMPFYSQSGLLEHQNKQHRNEKPFECQLCGKTFARKRYLREHERRHRQKDAAQLESKFKCAQCLTEFSSAQDLSLHMRLHAEKEVGEYRCEMCYKSFSQWSHLKQHQESHVGQVVYECTECDKAFAFPHLLEEHQQTHAGSSQ; from the coding sequence ATGGCCAAAGGGTGGGATTCATACTTCCATAACATTCCACCTCTATCATCAGATCCAAGCACTTTGAGAAGGACATCTGAGTCAGAGGGAAGTCTTTCCCAGCATATAGAGAACTTGATTGGACATCATGACTTCCCCAATGCAGTGTCTCCACATGATGCCCCTGCAACAAACTCAAACTTCAACACAAACTATAACTCAAATCTCAGTATTGAAAATCCCAGTCCAGACTGTCTTTATCAAAGCTACTGCAAGGAAACACCATGGCAAGCTGATGTAGATCAAATGGAAAAAGATTACTTGCCAAGATGCGGAAATAGTATCTCAGATTTTGGCACCGATGGATTGTTGACGTTGGGATCTTATCCTTCATCTTTCACAACAGATTTACAAGAACTTAAGCAAGACTGTGGAATGCTAGCTACATCATTTCTTGAAGACTACTCAGATGTTAGTAGCTGCTCTGAAGCAGAAGTGGGTGAAACAAGGCCCTCTTGTAAATTCATGGCAAGTAATTCAGTTCCAAAACCAAAAATTAGTATTGCTACAACACACAGCTCGTCAGAATGGCTTTTCACTGATACTGGAAATGTGATGCTTCCGACTGAGAGTCTGTGCCCTAATATGTCAAAGACTAATGTAATTCTGCCAAGTACATCAAATGTGACGACAGGAGAAAATATAGTTGAATGTGCACAAGACAAGATGGAAGGAAATGTCAAATCTTACACCGGACACCATCGGTCCTCTACTACATTTAGCATGGGGACAACTACAGGAAGCGAGACTGTAGAGGATATAAAAGATCATGGTGGTTGTCCAGATCAGAAAAGAGAGGAGGATGTGGAGAGAGATCTCACTCAAGGAAAACCAAACCTCTCGATGAGTGATGGAATAGAGGACTACACAGATGGCAATGAGGAGGAGCAAATTGCTGCAGCTGCTCCAAATAGCATGACTACATTGGACAATGAGCAAGATCACTCCGATGAGAAAGTCCTAAGAAAGGAAATTAAGGAATCATTTGACCAAAATGATAATCCCAACCCAACAGATGGTCATGATGGAAATACAAGAGAAGACACACAGGACAAAAGTGAAGAACTAAAAAGTGAAGGAAAGGAATCTGGTGCATTtgaaaataagacatttgatGAGCAGAAATCCCCAAATCCTAACCCCACTGATGGTCAAGATGAAAATATGGAAACTAACTTTCAGGAGAAAGAGATCCAGTCAAATACCTATGAATCTTCAGATCCACTGGATATGAAAGTGTCAGATTCTAAAGATGTCACCTGTGAACTGAGGGAATGCAAAAGTACCTTGAAAAGCAACGGTCATGATGTTGAATCCTGTTTGCAGTTATCTGAACACCAGTCTTCTGGAAGTGTAGCTGTGATAAGTGATGGTCATTTCAGCAATGCCAGTGACAAAAATGAGCAATGTGTTGCAAGTCATTCAGAATCCTGCTTACAGCCAAATAGCTCCAGCACAGATGTAAGTCCCTgtctaaaaaaagaattgaCAAGTGCAGCAGAGAAGAAAACCACATCATCCTCTATAGAACTATTTTGCACTGACCATCCTGTGACTAGTGACAGTAAAGAGCCAAATGTTTCTAATGGTTTAGAATCCTGTTCACAGTCAAACACCTCAAGCACAGACATAAATCCCCGTCTACGAAAGGAATGGACAAGTCCAGCAGAGATTACAAATGCAACTTCTCCAGATCAGCATCAGCCACTACACCAAAGTCCAGTGGCCGAACAAACAGGAAGCGTTAATGTGGATGTTGCTGAAAATGCAAGAGTGTCGTTGGAGTTGGACACATCTGCGGTGGATCCGTCAGGGCTTGGCGTTCTGTATGGTGAACCTCTGTCAAGAGAAGATTCTTCATGTGATGCTGATGAAATGAAACTTGACACAGATCACGATAAAGACAGTTCTGGGGCCAGACCTGACAGTAACAATATAAACTATTCAGAAGGACAAGCACCTCAACTCAAATTCTCTATACAAATGAGAAAACGTCTGCAGCCTGTCATAATATTGAAGACCTCAGAGTCCGTAAATGGAATACGGAGTAACTCTTATCATTGTGCCGAttgcaaacacacaacacacaatgtaGATGATCTAATTGAACACCACCATTGTTGCCATTCAGTGCACAATTTCCAGTTTTGTGAGACTTGTGATCTCTACCTTATGAGGAAGGAACAAGCAGAGAAACACGTGTGTTGTGTAACCAAAGAAAGCCCTCTGCTCTCTTCTGATTCCAACCtaccaaaaaaaggaaaacgtcACAGATGCCTCAGGTGCATTAAGTGCAAACTCAAGTTTTCCAAAATGGTTTATTATGTCAGGCATATGAGGACTCACACTGGCAAAACACCCTATAAGTGTAATGGGTGTGAATCATATTTCTCACAGTCTTGTAGCGTGCGAAGACACACGCGTATACCTGGAAGATGCAAGCAGCTTAACCATTCAGTTACAGATTCTGATGTCGTTATCAAAGAAACTAAAACACCACCACAAAAGAGCTTGATACAGAACAAACCATATACAAATCTGCGCGGATGTGATGTAAAGCTTGTTGACATCTCCAAAACTCATCTGTGCAGTGTATGTGGTAAAAGCTTCACAACTGCAGACAAGGCCAAAAAACACTTCCACAACGTACACAAGGGCAAGAGTTTGACAGTTTCATCAAGTCCGTGTACCACAAAACGCAGTGGtgggaaaagccaaaaactgGAGAATGAGATAACAGGATTATATAAATGTCCTCTTTGTCCACGGCTTTTCAAGTACTCTTACAACAGGGCTCGACATTTGCGTGACTGTGTCAGAGAAACAATATATGGTGGCAAGGAAAAAATTGCTGGTAAATATCGGTGTCCCTTGTGCCACGCTACCTTTACTTTACCATCTAACCGATATAgacatattaaaacattttgcttCAGAGAGTGTGTTAATCGGCTTGCAAAAGAGAGGGTCAAATTAAAGGAACAGGTTGAACggaaaaaaacaaagggaattaaacagaaaacaaagttaaataaaaatgaacagaataaaCAGCCTAAGGAAATGACACCAAAAAAAGAAGCATCCCCATTTTTAGCAGCTCCCAAAACGTTGCCCCATTACAAATGCAATCTTTGTCCAGCAGTTTTTTGTCATGCTTCTGGAGTATACAGGCATATGAAGAAACATGAGCTGTTTAAACTCACTGGCAAAATGTTCAAGTACAGGAATTCACTGTTGTCTACCTTGTCCAAACCAGCAACTCTAAGTACTACAATGACTGGAGTGAGTAATGATAACTCAAAATCAAGTGAAGCAAACGGAAGTCTTGCCCTGAGCTGTCATTTTTGTGAAAAGTGTTTCGACACACCACAGTCGCTAAAGAAACATGAGAGCAATCACCGAGGTCAAAGACCATACCGCTGTCTGGAATGTGGAAAAGGGTTCAAGAAACGTGCCTCATTGATTGGTCATAAAAGCGTTCACCAGAGGAGGATACAGTGCACGGTCTGCAGAAAGATTCTTCCAACTATTGGAGAACTGATCAAGCACAGAAGCTCACATCTTAAAAGGGGAATGCTTCAATGCCCAGACTGTCCTCAGCAGTTTCAGTATCCTGCATATCTCCTTAGGCATCTAGACACCCACAAACAGAGGGCAAACAAGACAAGTCAGCTTGATGAGAGACCACCATTAAAACCACAGCAGTCCATGGAATCTGTAAAAGAGGAGAGTGGACCAAAACCGCTACCGTGTTCCTTGTGCAAAGAGGTATTTGATGATCCCCAAATTCTAAGAAAACATTGCCTTACACATATATCTAGGTCGTCGACAAACCAGTGTCCATTTTGCAAACATAATTTCAGTACTCGCCGTTATTTGCTGCGCCATATGATCAAACATACTGGAGACAAACCCCTTTCCTGCTCTAACTGTGGAAAACAGTTTTACCGTGACTTGTACCTTAAACTTCATCATGAGAAGTGTTTGCATGGTCAAACCAGACATCTTGTCACAATGGAGTGTGACACGAAGACAAAGGGGCAACATCAGTGTTCCTATTGTCCACGGAGGTTTTTCAAGATAATCCGCCTGAAAAATCATCACCATGGCCACAAGACAAATACTCTGCTTCTATGCTCAAGATGTGGGCAGTACTTTGGATTCACAAAATTAAATCAACATCAGAGGAACTGCAGGGAAACTACAGAGCTCAACGCTGACTTATCTCCTAATGGTGATGTCGGTAAAAGCACTTCACAGCCGAACCATGTCCCTCTGCCTTTGAGGTCAAATGCAACCAGGATGCTTCCGTTTAAATGCTCTCACTGTACACAGAGGTTTAGGTACAGATCGTTACTCTTGAGACACCTTATTTCACATACTGGTGTGCAACCCTATGCATGTATGCACTGTGGACACAGATATAGAAGTCAGATAATGTGTTTGCAGCATGAAGCTTTCTGTAATGGTGTTGAAAAAGGGCAGTCAAAAGTCAAAGGTGAGGCTGCAACTCAATTGTCAAAGACGCCAACTCTCAGAGAAGCAGCACAAAAGCCCCAAACAGAAGTTGAATTGCAGTACAAGTGCAAATTCTGCACCAAGACATTCATGAAATCACGAAGCCTGAGACATCATATTTTGACACATAACGAAGTGAAGCCTTATCGCTGTAAAGCCTGTGACAGCTGCTTTTCAAGGTATGATCATCTGGAAGTACATCAGACTCACTGTAGAGGGAAAAGAACACGATTGGAAGTCTGTATTCCCAAAATTAGTTTGGATGATGTTGGCAGGGGTTGGCAAAATAGGTTTGGCCTGGAGCCTACTGAAAAGCAGGAGACATTTGAGTGTGAAGTCTGTTCAAGGAGCTTCTTAACTCAGTCTAAGCTTTCTCGACATGTCACTTTGTTCCATACTACTAAACTATTCAAGTGCACACGCTGTGGCTCGTCATTCTCTCATGAAAAAACTCTGAAAAAGCATTTGAAGATGAGGAGGTGCAGGAAGTTGTCCAAAGAAACTACACTGGAAACTAATCCAACAGAAAACGTGTCAACCCCACTTAAAGCGGTGAGAAATAGAATTATACAACGTATCCATCCTTATTTGAACAAAACGCACAAATACGTATGTAGTCATTGCCCCCGTGCTTTTGTGAACAGCTGGCAATTGGGTGTGCACACCCgactacacacaggagagaggcCATATGCATGTGATAATTGTGGTGAGAGATTTATAAGGAAGGATTATATGCAGCGTCATTCCACAAAgtgccacaaaaaaacaccaatatTATCAAAGTCCACAGTTGGCCAACTCCGACAGTCGACCTCTGAAAGCCCACCAAAAGGCTTTTCGTGTGCATACTGTAGTTCCCGTTTCTTGCTATTTTCACAGCTTCAGGAGCATTTTTTAAATGCGCACCAGCTGGAAACAAAGGTACCACCAGTGTCCACTGCTCCCCTACAACATCATCTGTTGAATATACCAAACATCAAAGAAGAGCCTTTGGATGAGAGTTGCGACGAACCGCTTAGTGATGCGGCTAATTTAATCTGTAAACTAGATAAATCTCTTGATAGTGAGATCCCCAATAAATTTTCATGCCCAGAGTGCAATATGTCCTTTACAAATAAAGCTGGACTAACTGGTCATCTGCGTGTACACACAATGAAGTGTCcttttaactgtaaaatatgcAACAGGGGCTTCTGGAATAAAAGTCTTCTCCGTAATCACAACAGGAAATGTAGATTTGGACGCATTTCAGAGAGAAGTACAACCCAACCGTTGGAAGTACCTTTGAAAGCACAAATTGATTTTGTGCTGAATGACTCTGTTCTAGTGTTTAAAGACTCCTCCACATCAACTGGCACTGGGGTTCTGCAGACCAACTTCTCCCACAAAGATGACTTAATGGATGAATCCCCACAAAATGCTGAAGAAAATCAGGTGCAAAGCAGCTCAAGTAAAGAGAAGAAAGCTGTGCAATACCAATGTTCAGAATGTGATCAGAGCTTCACAGATGGCTTAATGCTTATTAGTCACCTTGAAGACCATGGAAGACAGGAACAAGCAAAAAAGCGCAATTCATGTATTAAGTGTGGGCAGGTGTTCGCTAGTAAAGGAAATCTTCAAAGACACATGAAGCTACATGAAAATAATAGGAAATACTCTTGCCCTGACTGCTCCAAGGTGGTTTACACCCAATCTGATCTTGAAATCCACAGAACATGCCATGACGGAAATAGGCCTTTTGCTTGCAAACTGTGTAATTACAGGTTTTGGACAAGGCCATCTTTATGTAATCATTACAGAGAAGAACATCCAGATGATGCATTCACTTGTCGTTTCTGTAACAAGGCTTATTCTGTCAAAAAATCACTGGCAAGACATTATAGAAGATGGCATCAAAAAGAGCAGCAGGATCTTGGGAGAACTGTACCTGACAAGTGCAGCACTGAACAACAATCCAGCAGTCAAGTCAGTAGCACTGGTGAAAGCGGTGAAGATGTAAAAAATGGCAGTGAGGACAGCGACTCCGACTCTGCACCTTACTTCCCGTGCCACGTGTGTGGCAAGACATTCCCAACATCAGAAAGTCTTGAGGATCATCAGCGGTGTCACCTGGGTGAAAAACCACATGAATGTGCAGAATGCGGTAGATGTTTTTTCCAGGCATCCCAGTTACAGCAGCATCAACGAATGCACAAGTCTGAATTTCAGTGTCAGGCATGCGGCAGGGGTTTTGTCTCAGTCTTTGCACTGCGTAAACACAAGCACACTCATGGAAAGAGCCGTCCGTACCGTTGTTCCAAGTGTGACTTCAGTTTCACAGGACCCTTGCAGTTGGCAGAACACATGTCTACCCATCGTGAAGAGAACTTCCCATGTGATATATGCAATCTGGTGTTTCCCTCCAAGAGTAGCAGAGCTGAGCATCGGAAAAGCCACGCTAAGCCAGGTGATCACCCCCCACCTTCAATTTCCAGGGAAGAACATGAGAAGTCTGCTTCACATACTAAAAGTTCATCCGTATCCTCCAAAGAACTTAAATACCGCTGTGGTGTTTGTGGTGAGCGTTTCAGAGACCCAGAGGAGCTCTCAGAACACGGTTGCATGGCGGCCAAAGAGCGGGCATACTCGTGTTCAGACTGCGATAAATATTTTCTGCATGCATCTCACCTGAAAAAGCACCAGACCACCCATCAACTATCATCGTCTACTAGTGAATATCCATGCAATCAATGCAACAATAGTTTCTCCTCATCTCAGCGCTTCCACAGCCATCTGATGAGCCATGTTGATACTTCAGCAGAAGTTAAGCATAACACTAAAGGTGAAGATGAACGTCTATCACACGGTTTCATATGTCCAGTTTGCCATCAGTGTTTTGCTAGTGCCACTGAATTGATGTGTCATTTCCCCACACATCCTGATGGTACCTTTGAATGCAAAACTTGTAAaatgacatttccctctgaaagtAAGCTTGAAGAACACCGTCGCTCTCATGTTATATCAGATACTGAATTTGAATGCACAGACTGTGGCAAGAACTTTTTGGGAAAAGATGCTTTCTGCCAGCACCACTGTTCCCATCAACAGCATTCAACAATGGAGGCTGAATACTCAAGTCCATCAGCTAAGACATCCCCTCCAACGTATTATCAAGcagcaggagaggaggaggaggttgacGTTACCGGAGAGGACTTGTACAATTGCCCTGTTTGCTCAATGCCGTTCTACTCGCAAAGTGGTCTTTTGGAGCATCAAAATAAACAGCACCGAAATGAGAAGCCATTCGAATGCCAGCTTTGTGGAAAAACGTTTGCCAGGAAGCGGTACCTCAGAGAGCACGAGCGAAGGCATCGTCAAAAAGACGCTGCTCAATTGGAAAGCAAGTTCAAATGTGCCCAGTGCCTCACGGAATTCAGTTCAGCACAAGATCTGTCTTTGCATATGAGATTGCACGCTGAAAAAGAAGTTGGAGAGTACCGCTGTGAAATGTGCTACAAGTCATTCAGCCAGTGGTCTCATCTGAAGCAGCACCAAGAAAGTCATGTCGGCCAAGTTGTCTATGAATGCACAGAATGTGACAAAGCCTTCGCTTTTCCTCACCTACTGGAGGAACATCAACAGACTCATGCTGGGTCTTCTCAGTAG